The following coding sequences are from one Lipingzhangella halophila window:
- a CDS encoding CaiB/BaiF CoA transferase family protein, whose protein sequence is MTDQQPLAGRTVIDLTNALAGPYATLLLAGLGASVIKVENPATGGDPARGNPPYVGDDGMSLARSEPDDMSVSMLVRGRDKRSVTLNLKDPRGRKVFEDLVRDADVVVENYSPGVTERLGIDYEAVREINPKIVYTSISGFGAQGGGPGSGKAMDTIIQALSGVMMTAGEPGEGPVRFGLPIADTLAPLFAVIGTTSALVQVESTGVGQHVDVSMLGALTSLVACEPFDALDAVGLPQRTGSTLPRLAPFGLLPAADGHIALCAPTDEFAHSVLRAMGRPDLISDPRFHGRDERVQHADELHDLIRAWCRERTVAEALDALTAEGVAAAEVRGPREAVRDPLVVAREEAVPVAHPRHGTVTDLMATGLPIRFSAARAGFDRPAPALGEHNDEVYRDLLGYSEQWIAELAENKVI, encoded by the coding sequence ATGACCGACCAGCAGCCGCTCGCCGGGCGCACCGTCATCGACCTGACGAACGCACTCGCGGGCCCCTACGCCACCCTGCTGCTCGCCGGGCTGGGGGCGAGTGTCATCAAGGTGGAGAACCCCGCCACCGGCGGGGACCCGGCCCGTGGCAACCCGCCCTACGTCGGCGACGACGGGATGTCCCTTGCCCGCAGCGAGCCCGACGACATGTCGGTCTCGATGCTCGTGCGCGGCCGCGACAAGCGCAGCGTCACGCTCAACCTGAAGGACCCGCGCGGCCGGAAGGTCTTCGAGGACCTGGTGCGCGACGCCGACGTCGTGGTGGAGAACTACAGCCCCGGCGTCACCGAGCGGCTCGGTATCGACTACGAGGCCGTGCGGGAGATCAACCCGAAGATCGTCTACACCTCGATCAGCGGCTTCGGCGCCCAGGGAGGCGGCCCGGGGTCAGGCAAGGCCATGGACACGATCATCCAGGCGCTGAGCGGGGTCATGATGACCGCGGGCGAACCGGGGGAGGGCCCGGTCCGCTTCGGGTTGCCGATCGCCGACACGCTGGCCCCGCTGTTCGCGGTCATCGGCACGACCTCGGCCCTGGTGCAGGTCGAGAGCACCGGTGTCGGCCAGCACGTGGACGTGTCCATGCTCGGTGCCCTCACCTCGCTCGTGGCGTGCGAGCCGTTCGACGCCCTCGACGCCGTGGGCCTGCCGCAACGGACCGGCTCGACGCTGCCGCGGTTGGCTCCGTTCGGGCTGCTGCCGGCCGCGGACGGCCATATCGCGCTCTGCGCCCCAACCGACGAGTTCGCCCACAGTGTGCTGCGCGCCATGGGGCGCCCCGATCTCATCAGCGACCCGCGCTTCCACGGCCGCGACGAGCGCGTGCAGCACGCCGACGAGCTGCACGACCTGATCCGCGCCTGGTGCCGGGAGCGGACGGTGGCCGAGGCGCTGGACGCGCTGACAGCGGAGGGGGTCGCCGCCGCTGAGGTGCGCGGGCCGCGCGAGGCGGTGCGCGATCCCCTCGTGGTGGCCCGCGAGGAGGCCGTACCCGTCGCGCATCCGCGCCACGGGACGGTCACTGACCTCATGGCCACCGGGCTGCCCATCCGGTTCTCGGCGGCGCGAGCCGGGTTCGACCGGCCGGCCCCCGCGCTGGGCGAGCACAACGACGAGGTGTACCGCGACCTGCTCGGCTACAGCGAACAGTGGATCGCCGAGCTGGCCGAGAACAAGGTGATCTGA
- a CDS encoding M20 family metallopeptidase, translating to MDAHEPDARALLSELIALDTVGGGEGAAASVASGVLEHSGLRVHMADWEPGRGQLVATTPEPADSPPLTFTGHLDTVPATARDWHSDPWRAEIDGDRLVGRGASDMKSGVAAFLVALRRHRARPHRCRGVQVVLTAGEETGAEGAAGLPADLVRTGGWLIVGEPTANRLVPAHKGALWLRLRAHGVPAHGSAPEAGRNAVVALARVAAALHDTADWPAQDGFGAVTANVGTMSGGTQVNVVPDAAELLLDLRTVPAHAAEPLRARVRAIAGPEIEVADLVNLPPVSTPPDAPVVTAVREVLRAAGLDDQPSAPARFFTDASILAERLDAAGTVVLGPGEPEQCHVVDEWCSLSRLDQAVDLYDRLLDSWCSPSPNLG from the coding sequence GTGGACGCTCACGAACCCGACGCCCGCGCCCTGCTGTCGGAGTTGATCGCGCTGGACACGGTCGGTGGCGGCGAAGGCGCCGCGGCCTCTGTCGCCTCCGGGGTCCTGGAACACTCCGGACTGCGGGTACACATGGCCGACTGGGAGCCGGGCCGGGGACAGCTCGTGGCGACCACGCCCGAACCGGCCGACTCCCCTCCCCTGACGTTCACCGGGCACCTGGACACCGTCCCGGCCACAGCCCGCGACTGGCACAGCGACCCCTGGCGGGCCGAGATCGATGGTGACCGGCTGGTCGGGCGGGGCGCCAGCGACATGAAGTCGGGGGTGGCGGCGTTCCTCGTCGCACTGCGCCGGCATCGCGCCCGCCCGCACCGCTGCCGAGGGGTGCAGGTCGTGCTGACCGCCGGTGAGGAGACCGGGGCCGAAGGCGCGGCCGGCCTTCCCGCGGACCTGGTCCGCACGGGTGGCTGGCTGATCGTCGGCGAACCCACCGCCAACCGGCTCGTTCCCGCACACAAGGGCGCGTTGTGGCTGCGTCTGCGGGCGCACGGGGTCCCGGCGCACGGCTCGGCGCCGGAGGCCGGCCGCAACGCGGTCGTGGCGCTGGCCCGGGTCGCCGCGGCGCTGCACGACACCGCGGACTGGCCGGCGCAGGACGGCTTCGGCGCCGTCACCGCCAATGTGGGCACGATGAGCGGCGGCACCCAGGTCAACGTGGTGCCGGACGCCGCCGAACTGCTCCTGGACCTGCGCACCGTCCCCGCGCACGCGGCGGAGCCGCTGCGTGCGCGGGTGCGCGCGATCGCCGGCCCGGAGATCGAGGTCGCCGACCTGGTGAACCTCCCGCCGGTGAGCACCCCGCCGGACGCACCCGTCGTCACGGCAGTGCGCGAGGTGCTGCGCGCGGCCGGGTTGGACGACCAACCGTCGGCACCGGCCCGCTTCTTCACCGACGCTTCGATCCTCGCCGAACGGTTGGACGCGGCCGGCACCGTGGTGCTCGGGCCGGGAGAGCCCGAGCAGTGCCACGTCGTGGACGAATGGTGCTCCCTGTCCCGCCTTGACCAGGCCGTGGACCTCTATGACCGGCTGCTCGACTCCTGGTGCTCGCCATCGCCGAACCTCGGGTAG
- a CDS encoding LacI family DNA-binding transcriptional regulator, giving the protein MTIAQVAERAEVSTATVSRALSGARPVSDEIQRRVIAAARELGYSGNSIASALRRSRTDTVGMVVPSITNPFFTSLVESVEHVLQAEGRQLFLCDSRQEPEVERGHLRSLMARQVDGIIISPCHGSESASAVQGAAETLPLVQLDRRVAGTSTDWVGVDDHEGMRLLLEHLHAAGARSAAFVSSAMTNSSTELRLAGFKLQVERLGMTTRAEWILLGEYSVAWGRRATETLLDGGELPDAIVCADDLIAIGALRTCRVRGVTVPDDVQITGYDDIDFAELVDPALTTISQPRDRIAAETVRLLATAETWGGTAAHTALAPALVVRESTEPSGWSPPYPRFGDGEHQESSSRS; this is encoded by the coding sequence GTGACGATCGCGCAGGTGGCGGAGCGGGCCGAGGTTTCCACGGCCACAGTGTCCCGGGCACTCTCCGGCGCACGCCCGGTGTCCGACGAGATCCAGCGGCGGGTTATCGCCGCGGCCCGGGAGCTCGGCTACTCCGGCAACTCGATCGCCAGCGCGCTTCGCCGCAGCCGCACCGACACAGTCGGGATGGTGGTCCCGAGCATCACCAACCCGTTCTTCACCTCACTGGTGGAGAGCGTGGAGCACGTGCTGCAGGCCGAGGGGAGGCAGCTCTTCCTGTGCGACTCCCGACAGGAGCCCGAGGTGGAGCGCGGGCACCTGCGGTCCCTGATGGCGCGGCAGGTCGACGGCATCATCATCAGCCCGTGCCACGGGAGCGAAAGCGCGTCGGCGGTGCAGGGCGCCGCCGAGACGCTCCCCCTGGTCCAGCTCGACCGGCGGGTCGCGGGCACCAGTACCGACTGGGTCGGCGTCGACGACCACGAGGGGATGCGGCTGCTGCTTGAGCACCTGCACGCGGCCGGGGCGCGCTCAGCGGCCTTTGTCTCCTCCGCTATGACCAACTCCTCGACGGAGCTCCGGTTGGCCGGGTTCAAGCTCCAGGTGGAGCGGTTGGGGATGACCACCCGCGCGGAATGGATCCTGCTCGGCGAGTACTCCGTGGCGTGGGGGCGCCGCGCCACCGAAACCCTGCTCGACGGCGGCGAGCTGCCCGACGCCATTGTGTGCGCGGACGACCTCATCGCGATCGGCGCGCTGCGCACCTGCCGCGTCCGGGGGGTGACCGTTCCGGACGACGTGCAGATCACCGGATACGACGACATCGACTTCGCGGAGCTCGTCGATCCGGCGCTGACCACCATCAGCCAGCCCCGCGACCGGATCGCGGCCGAGACTGTGCGGCTGCTGGCGACCGCCGAGACGTGGGGCGGCACCGCGGCCCACACCGCACTCGCCCCGGCTCTCGTTGTGCGCGAGAGCACGGAGCCGTCCGGGTGGTCGCCGCCCTACCCGAGGTTCGGCGATGGCGAGCACCAGGAGTCGAGCAGCCGGTCATAG
- a CDS encoding BtpA/SgcQ family protein, translating into MSSERPPGVFPPKPDAVRELFQTSPAIIGAVHLPALPGSPHYRGRSLDDISRFAVEEATAYCANGCHGVVVENHWDIPFLKPGEHGYETAAAMAVVTARVREAVDGAVGVSVLSNAAECSIASAWAAGSGFVRVNQWANAYVANEGIIEGQAAHATRYRHRIGAEGVRVFADVHVKHGSHAIVADRTLADQTEDAEFFDADVLIATGSRTGDPASRGEIEGVTAHTRLPVVIGSGVNADNVGDLLPACDGAIVASSLKDNGRWWGRVAPERVRALARAAQSAGVDAG; encoded by the coding sequence ATGAGCAGCGAACGTCCACCCGGCGTCTTTCCGCCCAAGCCCGACGCGGTCCGCGAGCTGTTCCAGACGTCGCCCGCGATCATCGGGGCCGTGCACCTGCCGGCGCTGCCCGGAAGCCCGCACTACCGGGGGCGGTCGCTCGACGACATCTCCCGATTCGCGGTTGAGGAGGCCACGGCGTACTGCGCCAACGGGTGCCACGGGGTGGTCGTCGAGAACCACTGGGACATCCCGTTCCTCAAGCCCGGTGAGCACGGCTACGAGACCGCGGCCGCCATGGCCGTGGTCACCGCCCGGGTGCGCGAGGCCGTGGACGGCGCCGTGGGGGTCAGCGTGCTCTCCAACGCCGCCGAGTGCTCGATCGCGTCGGCCTGGGCGGCCGGTTCCGGCTTCGTCCGGGTCAACCAGTGGGCGAACGCCTACGTCGCCAACGAGGGCATCATCGAGGGACAGGCCGCGCACGCCACCCGGTACCGGCACCGCATCGGCGCCGAGGGGGTGCGCGTCTTCGCCGACGTGCACGTCAAGCACGGTTCGCACGCGATCGTGGCCGACCGCACGCTCGCCGATCAGACGGAGGACGCGGAGTTCTTCGACGCCGACGTCCTGATCGCCACCGGCTCGCGCACCGGCGACCCCGCCTCCCGCGGCGAGATCGAGGGCGTAACGGCGCACACCCGGCTTCCGGTCGTCATCGGGTCCGGCGTCAACGCGGACAACGTCGGCGACCTGCTGCCCGCCTGCGACGGCGCGATCGTCGCGTCCTCCCTCAAGGACAACGGGCGGTGGTGGGGCCGGGTGGCGCCCGAGCGGGTCCGCGCGCTGGCCAGGGCAGCGCAGAGCGCTGGAGTGGACGCCGGATGA
- a CDS encoding carbohydrate kinase family protein: MILFCGYANVDVVARIPVLPNGGDRVHAASIDYHHGGMAANAAVAAARMGAAAAFGGAVGSAALDREFLAALAVDGVDTTWCHTDSALSTCVLLVTPDGERSAISRDDDLDRARIAASVQHLAANGEGWLYLDGYRWPEAAGVLANADPAGRINVFVDLDGCADQDAARVALTTARHVVAGRAQLESLFGTTGEELFALAAQHDVVLLVTDGADGWWLAAPDGRVEHGAALPVEAVDTTGAGDCFSGAYLAGLDAGLAPVEAARTAAIAAGLSCTVAGARGAPDRSAVEAARQRTADPSTGSTALRSSP, translated from the coding sequence ATGATCCTCTTCTGCGGCTACGCCAACGTCGACGTTGTGGCGCGCATCCCGGTCCTGCCGAACGGGGGCGACCGGGTACACGCCGCGTCGATCGACTACCACCACGGGGGGATGGCGGCCAACGCCGCCGTCGCCGCGGCGCGCATGGGGGCCGCCGCGGCGTTCGGCGGCGCGGTCGGCTCGGCCGCCCTGGACCGGGAGTTCCTCGCCGCGCTCGCCGTCGACGGGGTCGACACCACCTGGTGCCACACCGACTCCGCGCTGTCCACCTGCGTCCTCCTGGTCACGCCCGACGGTGAACGTTCGGCGATCAGCCGCGACGACGACCTGGACCGGGCGCGCATCGCCGCGAGCGTCCAGCACCTCGCCGCGAACGGCGAAGGCTGGCTGTACCTGGACGGCTACCGCTGGCCCGAAGCCGCGGGGGTCCTGGCCAACGCCGATCCGGCCGGCCGCATCAACGTCTTCGTCGACCTCGACGGCTGCGCCGACCAGGACGCGGCGCGGGTCGCGCTCACCACCGCCCGGCACGTCGTGGCCGGGCGCGCGCAACTGGAGTCGCTGTTCGGCACCACCGGCGAGGAGCTGTTCGCCCTCGCCGCCCAACACGACGTCGTCCTCCTCGTCACCGACGGAGCGGACGGCTGGTGGCTGGCCGCCCCGGACGGCCGCGTCGAGCACGGCGCGGCGCTGCCGGTCGAGGCGGTCGACACCACCGGCGCCGGAGACTGCTTCTCCGGTGCCTACCTCGCCGGTCTCGACGCGGGCCTGGCCCCGGTCGAGGCCGCCCGAACCGCGGCGATCGCCGCGGGCCTTTCCTGCACCGTCGCCGGGGCCCGCGGGGCGCCGGACCGCAGCGCCGTCGAGGCGGCGCGGCAGCGCACGGCGGATCCGTCCACCGGGAGCACAGCACTGAGGAGTTCGCCGTGA
- a CDS encoding substrate-binding domain-containing protein, with translation MTKTPWIAALSVALLATAACDSDVREEQEAEEEAAQEIPEPTDVPDGCEPDGEPLEIGLVTINLQALFFNQINTGAERIAEETGAELQIVSGDDDSVTQANAIEDLVASDVDAIIVDAVDTEGIKPAVREADDAGIPVVAVDATVDDPAVSTQVGVENAKAGAQMGDFLVEQSAGEGTAHIVSALNSTIQLQREDGFTEAVEDGGMEVGSVVDGQNVQEEAENEAENLLTANPDAEYIYATGEPALIGLAAAVRSQDLTDQVTVVGWDLSEPAVDGLRDGWIAGVVQQNTFELGYQSMSAAVRHACGEEAPEDVPVPIEMVTPDNIEDYLYFLEKE, from the coding sequence ATGACCAAGACGCCCTGGATCGCCGCGTTGAGCGTGGCACTGCTGGCCACCGCGGCCTGTGACAGCGACGTGCGCGAGGAGCAGGAGGCCGAGGAGGAGGCCGCGCAGGAGATCCCTGAGCCGACGGACGTGCCCGACGGCTGCGAGCCCGACGGCGAGCCCCTTGAGATCGGCCTGGTCACCATTAACCTTCAGGCTCTGTTCTTCAACCAGATCAACACCGGCGCCGAGCGCATCGCCGAGGAGACCGGCGCCGAGCTGCAGATCGTCAGCGGTGACGACGACTCCGTCACCCAGGCCAACGCGATCGAGGACCTGGTCGCCAGCGACGTGGACGCCATCATCGTCGACGCGGTGGACACCGAGGGCATCAAGCCGGCCGTCCGCGAGGCCGACGACGCGGGCATCCCGGTGGTGGCCGTCGACGCCACCGTGGACGACCCGGCGGTATCCACCCAGGTCGGTGTGGAGAACGCCAAGGCCGGCGCGCAGATGGGCGATTTCCTGGTGGAACAGTCCGCCGGAGAAGGAACCGCGCACATCGTCAGCGCACTGAACAGCACTATCCAGTTGCAGCGGGAGGACGGGTTCACCGAGGCGGTCGAGGACGGCGGGATGGAGGTCGGCTCGGTCGTCGACGGCCAGAACGTCCAGGAGGAGGCGGAGAACGAGGCGGAGAACCTGCTCACCGCCAACCCGGACGCCGAGTACATCTACGCCACCGGCGAGCCCGCCCTGATCGGTCTCGCCGCCGCGGTCCGCAGCCAGGACCTCACCGACCAGGTGACCGTCGTGGGCTGGGACCTCTCCGAGCCGGCCGTTGACGGGCTGCGCGACGGCTGGATCGCCGGAGTCGTCCAGCAGAACACGTTCGAGCTCGGCTACCAGTCCATGTCCGCCGCTGTCCGGCACGCCTGCGGCGAAGAAGCCCCCGAGGACGTCCCCGTCCCGATCGAGATGGTCACGCCGGACAACATCGAGGACTACCTGTACTTCCTGGAGAAGGAATGA